CAAAGCCATAGGAAAAATTGGAGAAGGTGGAATAGACGGCATCATAAAGGAGGACAAACTGGGCCTGGACACCATCTATATCCAGGCAAAGAGATGGCAGGACACCGTATCTCGACCCGAAATACAGAAATTTGCAGGCGCCCTGCAGGGCCCGGAAATCCTGGAAGGGAGTCTTTATCACAACATCCAAATTTTCAGATAAAGCCAGGGAATACGCATCAAGCATCAGTAACAGGATAGTCCTCATTGACGGCGAGGAACTGGCCCAGCTGATGATCGACCACGACGTCGGCGTATCAAGGGTCACATCCTACGAGATCAAAAAGATAGACACAGATTACTTCTCAGAGGAATAAAAGGCTTTGCAGAATCACCTCATGATATAAATAAGGCTTATCCACCACCCCATTAAAAGTTAATTTCAGTCATTGGATGTTTGAATCTGAAGGGATTAAATTAATGGAGGATCTTCAATGTACTCAAAGAGGATGCAGAGGCATGTCCAGAGAATAGGGTACAATGTAAACAGGTTCCAGGGCAACCTTCTACTCCTGAAGGGTGGCAGGGACCCCCAGGAACTCAGGAGGGAATTCATGGATATAGAGCGTTCTCTCAACGAAGTCTTCAGGGACATATCAGGTGAAGTCCCGGATCCTGGCCTTGGGGATATTCACAGTTTAATAGTTAAGGCCGCTGGAACCTACCTTGGGGCAATAAGGGAGTTCATGAGATTCTATGATGATTGGGATGATGATCACTTCGTTCACTCTGGCCTCATGATAAACGAGGCCAACGAGTTACTGAACAGGGCTGCTGCAATGTTTAACGGTCCCTGATCAGTCCTCACCACTGATGAAGTGGATGTAGATGAACTCCACGAGGCGTCCATAGATCCATGGGACCAGAATGAACATTGATACACCGGCGATCCCTGTAAGGAGGCCGATGAGCCATTCAGGATAAAAAATGGGCCTCCATCTCCCGATGATGTATGTCAGTGTGTTTATTAGCCCTGTTGCAACCGCCATTATGAGTCCGGCCACCCAGTACCTTCCAAAGTCCTCAGCCATTCCAGCACCTTCCTGCATTTCAGCTTATCTGATCCCTGGGGATGAACTTCAGTGCCGCTGAGTTCATGCAGTACCTCTTACCTGTGGGCCTGGGGCCGTCATCGAATACATGGCCGAGGTGGGCGTCGCACCTTGCACAGAGGACCTCACAGCGTACCATGCCGAGACTGCGGTCCTCCCTCAGTTTGATGTTGTGTTCGGATACCACATCATAGAAGCTCGGCCACCCTGTCCC
This genomic interval from Methanothermobacter thermautotrophicus contains the following:
- a CDS encoding restriction endonuclease, with amino-acid sequence MQAPCRARKSWKGVFITTSKFSDKAREYASSISNRIVLIDGEELAQLMIDHDVGVSRVTSYEIKKIDTDYFSEE
- a CDS encoding restriction endonuclease — protein: MKEDKLGLDTIYIQAKRWQDTVSRPEIQKFAGALQGPEILEGSLYHNIQIFR